The following proteins are co-located in the Shouchella hunanensis genome:
- a CDS encoding 2-hydroxymuconate tautomerase has product MPIVTIQMLEGRSDDQKRALVEQVTAAVSETTQAPKERISVIIDEMKPTNFGVAGVRQSDQ; this is encoded by the coding sequence ATGCCAATTGTAACAATTCAAATGCTTGAAGGTCGCAGTGATGATCAAAAGCGAGCACTCGTGGAGCAAGTAACTGCAGCGGTCTCGGAAACAACACAAGCTCCAAAAGAGCGTATCTCGGTTATCATTGATGAAATGAAGCCGACTAACTTCGGTGTTGCAGGGGTTCGACAAAGCGATCAATAA
- a CDS encoding cell wall hydrolase: protein MAVIKANSSDIDVLARLMRAEAEGEGEEGMLMAGNVMVNRTRVRCLDFGGVNSIPDMAYQSPGGFEAVQKSYFYQRARERDRRLARRVINGERFYPAEFALWFFRPDGPCPAEWWGQWNTGRYKAHCFYQPTPAECEEVFNTF from the coding sequence ATGGCCGTTATAAAAGCAAATTCCAGTGACATTGATGTGTTAGCACGATTAATGCGGGCAGAAGCAGAAGGAGAAGGAGAAGAGGGTATGCTCATGGCGGGGAACGTCATGGTGAACCGTACAAGAGTGAGATGTTTAGACTTTGGAGGAGTTAATAGCATTCCCGACATGGCTTATCAGTCCCCAGGTGGTTTTGAAGCTGTTCAAAAAAGCTATTTTTATCAGCGAGCTCGTGAGCGAGATAGACGTTTGGCGAGAAGGGTTATTAATGGCGAGCGGTTTTATCCAGCTGAATTTGCTTTATGGTTCTTCCGTCCAGACGGCCCTTGTCCAGCCGAATGGTGGGGACAGTGGAACACGGGGCGTTACAAAGCACACTGCTTTTATCAACCAACACCAGCTGAATGCGAAGAAGTCTTTAATACGTTTTAA
- a CDS encoding YwgA family protein: protein MLTHHAQVLNLFSLCENTIEHKKLQKIIYIAKSFGAPFAEKYRYHRLGPYSEDLFVRLEELCNLHFLQEEQHDIDSVYVLTEEGEGFLHTLHTKRGEDSFTPMYKALNEQPLATLEQMAALLYFQQMEGDGVRDPHLISRYSDQEWLHAETYLTMLRERQIFYEGS from the coding sequence GTGCTAACCCATCATGCACAAGTATTGAACCTTTTTTCCTTATGTGAGAATACGATTGAACATAAGAAACTGCAGAAAATCATTTATATTGCTAAGTCTTTTGGGGCCCCTTTTGCGGAAAAATATCGCTATCATCGATTAGGTCCATATTCAGAGGATTTATTCGTACGATTGGAAGAGCTGTGCAACCTCCACTTTCTTCAAGAGGAACAGCATGACATTGATTCTGTTTATGTACTAACAGAAGAGGGTGAAGGGTTTTTACATACATTACATACAAAGAGAGGAGAAGACAGCTTTACCCCTATGTATAAAGCGTTAAATGAGCAGCCGCTAGCGACCCTCGAACAAATGGCGGCATTGCTGTATTTTCAGCAAATGGAAGGCGATGGTGTTCGTGATCCTCATCTCATCTCTCGCTATTCAGATCAAGAGTGGCTTCATGCAGAAACCTATTTAACAATGCTAAGAGAGCGTCAAATATTCTATGAAGGTTCATAG
- the hemQ gene encoding hydrogen peroxide-dependent heme synthase: protein MNEAAKTLDGWYVLHDFRKIDWSSWKAVPQSERDGMIEEFTSLLNQWSDTEANGKGSHALYSIVGQKADLMIMLLRPTMEELNHIELAFDKSGLADYTLPTYSYVSVVELSNYLAKESDEDPYENPYVRSRLYPELPKWKHVCFYPMDKRREGNDNWYMLPMDERKDLMRSHGMIGRSYAGKVKQIISGSVGFDDWEWGVTLFSDDVLQFKKLVYEMRFDEVSARYGEFGSFYVGNLLETDALSKYFHL from the coding sequence ATGAATGAAGCAGCTAAAACCCTTGATGGTTGGTATGTTTTGCACGATTTTCGCAAGATCGACTGGAGCTCATGGAAGGCGGTTCCACAAAGCGAGCGAGATGGTATGATTGAGGAATTCACGTCCCTATTAAACCAATGGAGCGATACAGAAGCAAATGGTAAAGGAAGCCACGCATTGTATTCAATCGTTGGTCAAAAAGCAGATCTTATGATCATGCTTCTTCGTCCAACGATGGAAGAATTAAATCACATTGAGCTTGCTTTCGATAAGTCTGGACTAGCCGATTACACGCTTCCGACTTATTCGTATGTTTCTGTTGTTGAATTAAGCAACTATTTAGCAAAAGAATCTGATGAAGATCCTTACGAAAACCCGTATGTTCGCTCACGTCTTTACCCTGAACTACCTAAATGGAAGCATGTTTGTTTCTACCCGATGGACAAACGTCGTGAAGGCAACGATAACTGGTACATGCTGCCGATGGATGAGCGTAAAGACTTAATGCGTAGCCATGGCATGATTGGGCGCAGCTATGCAGGCAAAGTAAAACAAATCATTTCCGGTTCTGTTGGTTTTGACGACTGGGAATGGGGCGTGACATTATTTTCTGACGATGTCCTTCAGTTTAAGAAATTGGTTTATGAAATGCGTTTTGACGAAGTGTCGGCGCGTTACGGAGAGTTTGGCTCTTTCTATGTCGGCAATCTATTAGAGACAGATGCGCTCTCTAAGTATTTTCATCTATAA
- the pta gene encoding phosphate acetyltransferase: MSNLFADIKQQVGSHKPSIVLPEGTDERVLEAAVKLAADNVVEPILIGNPDEIASLADKINVKIDDVTIYNPKTYAHLDAMVEAFVERRKGKATEEQARELLMDVNYFGTMLVYMEKADGLVSGAAHSTGDTVRPALQIIKTLPGIKRTSGVFVMVKEDKKFVFGDCAINISPNEEELAEIATATADTAKLFGIDPKVAMLSFSTLGSASSQETQKVSAATKIAQESRPDLVIDGEFQFDAAFVPAVAQKKAPDSPLKGEANVFIFPSLESGNLGYKIAQRLGGYDAIGPILQGLNKPVNDLSRGCNVDDVYKLSLITAMQAITQTETQKA, encoded by the coding sequence GTGAGTAATTTATTTGCTGATATTAAGCAGCAGGTAGGGTCTCATAAACCAAGTATCGTATTGCCAGAAGGAACCGATGAACGTGTTCTTGAAGCTGCGGTTAAGCTTGCAGCGGATAACGTAGTTGAACCGATTTTAATTGGAAATCCAGACGAGATTGCGTCTCTTGCTGATAAAATAAACGTAAAGATCGATGATGTAACTATTTATAATCCAAAGACGTATGCACACCTTGATGCCATGGTCGAAGCTTTCGTTGAAAGACGTAAAGGAAAAGCAACGGAAGAGCAGGCGCGTGAACTTCTTATGGACGTAAATTATTTTGGGACGATGCTTGTTTACATGGAAAAAGCAGATGGCTTAGTGAGCGGTGCTGCCCATTCAACTGGAGATACGGTTCGTCCAGCTTTACAAATTATTAAAACATTACCTGGCATTAAACGCACATCTGGTGTGTTTGTGATGGTAAAGGAAGACAAAAAGTTTGTGTTCGGTGATTGTGCGATTAATATTTCACCAAATGAAGAAGAGTTAGCTGAGATTGCAACGGCAACGGCAGACACGGCTAAATTGTTTGGGATTGATCCAAAGGTAGCCATGTTGTCATTCTCAACCCTTGGTTCTGCATCGTCTCAAGAAACACAAAAGGTATCTGCGGCTACGAAGATCGCTCAAGAAAGCCGTCCTGACCTTGTTATTGATGGAGAGTTCCAGTTTGATGCAGCGTTTGTCCCTGCAGTTGCGCAGAAGAAAGCGCCGGATTCACCGTTAAAAGGTGAAGCGAATGTCTTTATTTTCCCTAGCCTAGAGTCAGGTAACCTTGGCTATAAAATTGCTCAAAGACTTGGTGGCTACGATGCAATTGGACCAATCTTACAAGGTTTAAATAAACCAGTGAACGATTTATCACGTGGTTGTAACGTAGACGATGTGTATAAGTTAAGTTTGATTACAGCTATGCAAGCTATTACGCAAACAGAAACGCAAAAAGCATAA
- a CDS encoding dicarboxylate/amino acid:cation symporter, translating into MDKNKLTRNILLGLLFGALLGLILPYFSQDAFNWLNQYLLDPAGTVFLRLIMMVVVPLVFFSLVVGISDLGSPKQLGRMGIQTVIFFLATSAISLTIGIIAAQIVQPGSPGLLGDGIAEDYEVADSVPIMDTLVNIIPNNPIESMANMEMLQIISFAIFVGLAMAMLGKKVETVKVFFVQANDIMMKIVTFVMAFAPIGAFALIASALGEAGWGAVGSLLSYFLTVTGVLIFHGIIVYGLIVYFLGKMSPVKFFKGFAPAMTMAFSLSSSNAVLPLSMKSAQENLGVSKQVSGFVQPLGATINMDGTGIMQAVATVFIAQVYGVDLTITQMLIIVLTATLASIGTAGVPGVGMIMLAMVLTSVGLPPDAIGLIIGIDRLLDMMRTAVNITGDAVLAVIVDRNEKRRGEISA; encoded by the coding sequence GTGGATAAGAATAAGCTTACACGAAATATTTTATTAGGTTTATTATTTGGTGCATTACTAGGTCTAATTTTACCTTATTTTTCGCAAGATGCATTTAACTGGCTAAACCAGTACCTCCTGGATCCAGCCGGTACGGTCTTTTTACGTCTCATAATGATGGTGGTTGTTCCGCTTGTATTCTTCTCGCTAGTTGTAGGTATTTCTGATTTAGGGAGCCCAAAGCAACTTGGACGAATGGGGATACAAACGGTTATCTTTTTTCTCGCTACTTCTGCTATCTCATTAACTATTGGAATTATTGCCGCTCAAATCGTTCAGCCAGGTTCACCGGGCCTTCTTGGTGATGGTATTGCTGAGGATTATGAAGTAGCCGATTCTGTACCAATTATGGATACGTTAGTAAATATTATTCCAAATAACCCAATTGAATCAATGGCGAATATGGAAATGCTTCAAATTATCTCGTTTGCTATATTTGTTGGACTTGCTATGGCCATGCTCGGTAAAAAAGTAGAAACAGTCAAAGTATTCTTTGTACAAGCTAACGACATTATGATGAAAATTGTTACGTTTGTCATGGCATTTGCTCCAATTGGTGCGTTTGCACTAATTGCATCTGCTCTTGGTGAAGCAGGGTGGGGAGCAGTTGGTTCACTGTTGTCTTACTTCCTTACCGTTACAGGTGTATTAATTTTCCATGGTATTATCGTATATGGGTTGATTGTGTACTTCTTAGGAAAAATGAGTCCTGTGAAGTTCTTTAAAGGCTTTGCGCCAGCAATGACAATGGCATTTAGCTTGTCAAGCTCAAATGCTGTGCTACCCTTATCAATGAAATCTGCTCAAGAAAACTTAGGTGTCTCTAAACAGGTTTCTGGATTTGTTCAGCCTCTTGGAGCAACAATCAACATGGATGGAACAGGCATTATGCAAGCTGTTGCCACAGTCTTTATTGCCCAAGTGTACGGGGTCGATTTAACGATCACTCAAATGCTTATTATCGTCTTAACAGCGACACTGGCAAGTATCGGAACAGCAGGGGTGCCTGGTGTCGGCATGATTATGCTTGCGATGGTCTTAACTTCAGTAGGGTTGCCACCAGATGCAATTGGATTAATTATTGGTATTGACCGTTTACTTGATATGATGAGAACAGCTGTAAACATTACAGGTGATGCGGTTCTAGCTGTTATTGTTGATCGAAACGAAAAGCGGCGGGGAGAAATCTCTGCTTAA
- a CDS encoding ABC transporter ATP-binding protein: MTLIIDNVEKQFGNHTAVDGISVSVEKGQMFGMLGANGAGKTTTFRMIIGLLEPSNGTVTWNGQKLSYKYTNLIGYLPEERGLYPKLTVRDQLIYLGKLKGMKKNVIIDEMRSWLERFKVTEYETKKVEELSKGNQQKIQFIAAVLHKPELLILDEPFSGLDPVNSDMLKAAVRHIQDQGTTIVFSSHQMNNVEEMCEDIIMLKRGKAVLQGNLTEIKRGYGIKTVSISADYDLSFLKDQHQVTHYTETKNGVKIQVENEDAAKEIFNTLADKGFVRKFEVEEPSLHDIFIDKVGGDANE; the protein is encoded by the coding sequence ATGACGTTAATTATTGATAACGTAGAAAAACAGTTTGGAAATCATACAGCAGTGGATGGTATTTCAGTAAGCGTAGAAAAAGGGCAAATGTTTGGCATGCTCGGGGCAAACGGCGCAGGTAAAACAACGACGTTTCGAATGATTATTGGTCTATTAGAACCATCAAACGGAACGGTGACATGGAACGGACAAAAGCTTTCGTACAAGTACACAAATCTTATTGGCTATTTGCCAGAAGAAAGAGGGCTCTATCCTAAGCTTACAGTTAGAGACCAACTGATTTATTTAGGAAAGCTAAAAGGAATGAAAAAGAATGTCATTATTGATGAAATGCGTTCATGGCTAGAACGTTTTAAAGTGACGGAATATGAAACAAAGAAGGTAGAAGAGCTTTCTAAAGGAAATCAGCAAAAGATTCAGTTTATCGCAGCTGTCTTACATAAGCCGGAATTGCTCATATTAGATGAACCATTCAGTGGTCTTGATCCAGTAAATTCGGATATGTTGAAAGCAGCAGTGCGACATATTCAAGATCAAGGAACAACCATTGTGTTCTCTAGCCATCAAATGAATAATGTAGAAGAGATGTGTGAAGACATTATTATGTTAAAACGTGGAAAAGCCGTTCTGCAAGGAAATCTAACCGAAATTAAACGCGGATACGGTATTAAAACCGTTTCCATTTCTGCTGATTATGATTTGAGTTTCTTAAAAGACCAGCACCAGGTCACCCACTATACGGAAACGAAGAATGGTGTAAAAATTCAAGTCGAGAATGAAGACGCGGCGAAAGAGATTTTTAACACTCTAGCCGACAAAGGGTTTGTCCGTAAGTTTGAAGTGGAAGAACCAAGCTTACACGATATCTTTATCGACAAAGTAGGAGGAGATGCAAATGAATAA
- a CDS encoding HD domain-containing protein: MSIRLTEEKVFKDPVHRYIHVQDKLLWDLIGTSEFQRLRRVRQLGTTSFTFHGAEHSRFNHSLGVYEIMRRLITNFSDKPMWNDEDRLLALSAALLHDIGHGPFSHSFEKVFDTDHEEWTRLIILGDTEVNEVLRHVHADFPKEVAAVIEKTSANKLVTSMISSQIDADRMDYLLRDAYYTGVSYGQFDLERILRVMRPMDDQVVVKASGMHAVEDYIMSRYQMYWQVYFHPVTRSSEVILSKILKRVKALHEEGYPFKQPPHHFESIFSGTMTINDYLQLDESVMHYYFQCWQKEDDPILEDLCHRFLNRRLFAYVECHPNERLTDIMALQELFWEAGMDADYYLEIDSSSDLPYDVYRPGEEQRVPIQLLMKNGQLKELSSESDVVESISGKKRTDHKLYYPADTIASLDSSIRLKIESILKQM, encoded by the coding sequence ATGTCCATAAGGCTAACAGAAGAAAAAGTGTTTAAAGATCCTGTTCATCGCTACATACATGTGCAGGACAAGTTACTATGGGATTTAATTGGGACGAGTGAATTTCAGCGTTTGCGAAGGGTTCGTCAATTAGGGACGACATCGTTTACCTTTCATGGTGCGGAGCATTCCCGCTTTAATCACTCTTTAGGTGTGTATGAGATTATGAGGCGATTGATTACCAACTTTAGCGATAAACCGATGTGGAATGATGAGGATCGACTTCTAGCGCTTAGCGCAGCCTTACTCCATGACATTGGACACGGACCGTTCTCCCATTCGTTTGAAAAAGTATTTGATACCGATCACGAGGAATGGACGAGGCTAATCATCCTCGGCGATACAGAGGTGAATGAAGTGCTCCGTCACGTGCATGCAGACTTCCCGAAAGAAGTTGCCGCTGTCATTGAGAAAACGTCTGCAAACAAGCTTGTAACGAGTATGATTTCAAGTCAGATTGATGCGGATCGCATGGATTATTTATTAAGGGATGCCTATTATACCGGTGTGAGCTACGGTCAATTTGATCTGGAGCGAATTTTGCGGGTGATGCGACCGATGGACGATCAAGTCGTTGTGAAAGCAAGTGGCATGCACGCCGTAGAAGACTATATTATGAGTCGCTACCAAATGTACTGGCAAGTATATTTTCATCCGGTTACGAGAAGCTCTGAAGTGATCCTGAGTAAAATTCTAAAACGGGTAAAAGCGTTGCACGAAGAGGGGTATCCATTCAAACAGCCTCCGCATCATTTTGAGTCCATTTTCTCAGGCACAATGACAATCAACGATTACTTACAATTAGATGAATCTGTCATGCATTATTATTTTCAGTGTTGGCAAAAAGAAGATGATCCAATCTTAGAAGACTTATGTCATCGGTTTTTAAATCGTCGTTTGTTTGCATATGTAGAATGCCATCCAAACGAGCGGTTAACCGATATAATGGCTCTTCAAGAACTTTTTTGGGAAGCTGGAATGGATGCCGATTATTATTTGGAAATAGATTCCTCTTCAGACTTGCCATACGACGTGTACAGGCCAGGAGAAGAACAGAGGGTACCGATTCAACTGCTAATGAAAAACGGTCAATTAAAGGAGCTTTCAAGCGAATCAGATGTAGTTGAATCGATCTCAGGGAAGAAACGAACGGATCATAAGCTTTATTACCCAGCTGATACGATTGCATCACTTGATTCGTCTATTAGGCTTAAAATCGAATCCATTCTGAAACAAATGTGA
- a CDS encoding lipoate--protein ligase family protein, with protein sequence MANVSPFQSKVSTWKLVDHSKEYLQTSALHSFAYDDLLCTLAGKKNQPSLRFWVHQNTIVLGTQDSRLDSINEAITFLEKNNYQVVVRNSGGLAVLLDDGVLNLSLIFPGETTSSIDGGYERMVALIRAMFPQATIHTGEVVGSYCPGSYDLSIDGKKFAGISQRRIRGGIAVQIYLCVTGSGAQRAHIVKQMYEHGIGQSKPSYTVPSIDPAVMGSINELLNTTYTVEEIVQRTIDTALTFGITLEHHVLSEEEELLFEAQLERVTQRQNRCLH encoded by the coding sequence TTGGCTAATGTATCACCATTCCAGTCTAAAGTGAGTACGTGGAAGCTTGTTGATCACAGCAAAGAATACTTACAAACCAGTGCTTTACATTCTTTTGCTTATGACGATTTGCTGTGCACTCTAGCCGGCAAAAAAAACCAACCTTCCCTCCGATTTTGGGTTCATCAAAATACAATTGTATTAGGGACACAAGACTCTCGCTTAGACTCTATAAATGAAGCAATTACGTTTCTAGAAAAAAATAATTACCAAGTTGTTGTCCGTAATTCAGGCGGTTTAGCCGTTCTGTTAGACGATGGTGTTCTTAATCTTTCTCTTATTTTTCCTGGTGAAACAACATCCTCTATAGATGGTGGATACGAGCGTATGGTTGCGTTGATTCGGGCCATGTTTCCTCAAGCGACTATTCATACAGGTGAAGTGGTCGGATCTTACTGCCCTGGAAGCTACGACTTGAGTATTGACGGCAAGAAATTTGCAGGCATTTCACAACGGAGAATACGTGGCGGAATTGCTGTGCAAATTTATTTATGTGTCACAGGCAGTGGAGCCCAAAGAGCTCACATCGTAAAACAAATGTATGAGCATGGGATTGGACAGTCAAAGCCTTCTTATACCGTTCCTTCCATTGATCCAGCCGTAATGGGTTCAATAAATGAATTACTAAATACGACCTATACGGTCGAAGAAATTGTTCAACGTACAATCGACACTGCGCTAACCTTTGGTATTACGCTTGAACACCACGTGCTTTCAGAAGAAGAAGAGCTGCTTTTTGAAGCACAGCTTGAACGAGTAACGCAACGTCAAAATCGTTGTCTTCATTAA
- a CDS encoding ABC transporter permease, whose product MNNFGTIVAHTLSAKIRTKSFLISSAFMMLLIIGLTNITTIIDLFSDGDGDSATKIAVVDDSEDAGIIAQSLTAPSEFDEETTFVLMDNQSLEDALNEAEEGTYDGVVQLTGTTDSLNVSLYNDSTTVAMDVEQQIQRLKEGVLTSELDIDEEQLAAVYQPIAFEQLSIEEGEAVESEEESAASFFTVFGITYVIFFIVILFSTMIATEVATEKSSRVMELLVSSVNPVVQMFGKLTGIALAGVVNLLTLLVAFVIGMTIAGENLTEFLSSDVIDLTLIGYGIVSIVLGYFIFGGIAAMLGALVSRTEEVNQSVQPLIFLALIGFFIVSFSQGSPDAPFVTVASYIPFFTPQLLILRVGVGSIAPVEIALLIAIMVISAIIINVIAARVYKGGVLMYGKLSFKKNIKQALAMSKKEK is encoded by the coding sequence ATGAATAATTTCGGTACAATTGTCGCACATACATTAAGCGCAAAAATCCGCACGAAATCATTTTTAATATCATCGGCATTTATGATGCTTCTTATTATTGGCTTAACGAATATTACAACTATTATAGATTTATTTTCGGATGGAGATGGCGATAGCGCTACGAAGATCGCAGTCGTGGATGATAGCGAAGATGCAGGTATTATCGCACAAAGTTTAACAGCACCGAGCGAATTTGATGAAGAGACAACCTTTGTGCTAATGGATAATCAATCTCTAGAAGACGCTTTAAATGAAGCTGAGGAAGGTACATATGATGGGGTCGTGCAACTAACAGGTACAACTGATTCGTTAAATGTTTCTTTATATAATGATTCTACTACAGTGGCTATGGATGTCGAACAGCAGATCCAGCGATTAAAAGAAGGTGTGTTGACGAGTGAGCTAGATATTGACGAAGAGCAACTTGCTGCTGTTTATCAGCCAATTGCCTTTGAACAGCTTTCAATAGAAGAGGGCGAAGCAGTAGAAAGTGAAGAAGAAAGCGCGGCTTCCTTTTTTACCGTCTTCGGGATTACGTATGTGATTTTCTTTATTGTTATTCTTTTTAGCACAATGATTGCAACAGAGGTTGCTACAGAGAAATCGTCTCGAGTGATGGAACTACTCGTTTCAAGTGTCAATCCAGTTGTCCAGATGTTTGGTAAATTAACAGGAATTGCCCTTGCTGGTGTCGTAAACTTGCTTACGTTGCTTGTTGCGTTTGTTATTGGTATGACGATTGCTGGTGAAAACCTTACAGAGTTTCTATCATCTGATGTGATTGATTTAACACTTATAGGTTACGGGATTGTATCGATTGTTCTTGGCTACTTTATTTTTGGTGGGATTGCCGCTATGCTTGGCGCTCTTGTCAGTCGAACGGAAGAGGTTAATCAGTCTGTACAGCCGTTAATTTTCCTTGCATTGATTGGATTTTTTATTGTGTCATTCAGTCAAGGTTCACCAGATGCTCCTTTTGTTACGGTGGCCTCGTACATTCCATTTTTTACACCTCAACTGTTAATTTTACGTGTGGGCGTTGGTTCAATTGCTCCAGTTGAGATTGCGTTGTTAATTGCCATCATGGTCATAAGCGCAATTATTATCAATGTTATTGCAGCACGTGTATACAAAGGTGGCGTGCTCATGTACGGAAAGTTGTCCTTTAAGAAAAATATTAAACAAGCCCTTGCGATGTCTAAAAAAGAAAAATAA
- the yidC gene encoding membrane protein insertase YidC encodes MKRKILLTTSLLFMAVVLAACGIDEPITADSEGFWNSFFVYPMSFLIQFFSDLTGGHFGWGIVIVTILIRLLILPLALKSQKSSRAMQALRPEMQEIQERMKKAQGNPEKQREVQSEMIGMYQKHGVNPAAGCLPALVQIPIVMALYFAIMRTEAIGQGPESDFLWFNLGQMDPVLPFIAGITTFVQFKMSMSQMPANPLGEGMPNPMNIMLWIMPVMIIIAGLTLPSALALYWVIGNIFMIVQTYFIIVRPNLNKEDVEKDRA; translated from the coding sequence ATGAAAAGAAAAATTCTTTTAACAACAAGCTTACTTTTTATGGCAGTGGTGCTAGCTGCCTGTGGAATAGACGAGCCTATAACGGCTGACTCTGAAGGCTTTTGGAACTCATTTTTCGTCTATCCAATGTCATTCTTAATTCAATTCTTCTCTGATTTGACGGGAGGTCATTTTGGCTGGGGGATTGTCATTGTAACAATCCTGATTCGTTTGCTGATCTTGCCACTTGCGTTAAAATCACAAAAGAGTTCTCGAGCGATGCAGGCGTTAAGACCTGAAATGCAGGAAATTCAAGAGCGCATGAAAAAAGCACAGGGGAACCCTGAGAAACAACGAGAAGTGCAGTCAGAAATGATTGGTATGTACCAAAAGCATGGCGTTAATCCAGCCGCTGGTTGTTTACCTGCACTTGTGCAAATTCCAATTGTTATGGCGCTTTATTTTGCGATAATGCGAACGGAAGCGATTGGGCAAGGACCTGAAAGTGATTTCCTTTGGTTTAATCTCGGACAAATGGACCCAGTGCTTCCGTTTATTGCTGGTATAACGACTTTTGTTCAATTCAAAATGTCGATGAGTCAAATGCCTGCTAATCCGTTAGGTGAAGGAATGCCAAATCCAATGAACATTATGCTGTGGATTATGCCTGTGATGATTATCATTGCCGGATTAACATTACCATCAGCATTAGCGCTTTACTGGGTAATTGGTAACATCTTTATGATTGTTCAAACCTACTTCATTATTGTACGTCCGAATTTGAATAAAGAAGATGTTGAAAAAGACCGTGCATAA
- a CDS encoding class D sortase: protein MARFKKRKRNVKKTVLTIFAVLLIAFGAYLTTTTGFKILHGYVLYKFMPAEETLVAHTLSGKGESEPALASTINPEVSEWQPEIGEVMGKLSIPVLDSSWPIIHGTGDEELDRGVGHFDGSVLPGENDNSVLSGHNNTVFHHLGDVGEGDEIIVETKSGVFTYKVHTVRIVDEDDRTVIVSTDDAQLTLTTCYPFHVVGFAPERYVLVADLVDSQFNQSLALFTE from the coding sequence GTGGCACGTTTTAAAAAGCGGAAACGAAACGTTAAAAAGACGGTCTTAACGATTTTTGCTGTTCTGTTAATCGCTTTTGGTGCTTATCTTACAACAACAACCGGGTTCAAAATACTACATGGCTATGTCCTTTACAAGTTCATGCCTGCGGAAGAAACGTTGGTCGCCCACACCCTTTCAGGAAAAGGAGAGAGCGAGCCTGCTCTTGCCTCAACAATAAACCCTGAAGTGAGTGAGTGGCAGCCTGAAATCGGTGAAGTTATGGGGAAATTGAGCATTCCAGTCTTAGACTCAAGCTGGCCAATCATTCATGGCACTGGTGATGAGGAGCTTGATCGAGGGGTCGGGCATTTCGATGGAAGTGTACTCCCTGGCGAAAATGACAACAGCGTCTTATCCGGTCATAACAACACCGTCTTTCATCATTTAGGTGATGTAGGTGAAGGAGACGAGATTATCGTCGAAACGAAGAGCGGTGTGTTTACCTACAAAGTCCATACCGTTCGCATTGTTGACGAGGATGATCGGACAGTCATTGTCTCCACAGACGATGCGCAATTAACGTTAACGACTTGTTATCCATTTCACGTTGTCGGTTTCGCGCCTGAACGTTATGTTCTTGTTGCAGATCTCGTTGATTCACAGTTTAATCAGTCTTTAGCCCTTTTTACTGAATAA
- a CDS encoding enoyl-CoA hydratase/isomerase family protein, protein MSDQLVKLAIKNNVATITLNRPEVRNALNDEAHEQLYRAFEEADEHSEVRVIVLTGSGNAFCSGADLKSIDPDDLENVNYGRILRETYNKLITLMAHIGKPIIAHMNGVAVGAGLSIALACDYRVADKEASFGLGFLKIGLVPDAGMSYYLPRLVGYPKALELAIMNTITSEKALEIGLISSIDDIDTTIQNCLALPPTAYRLMKNNFRESFDHHLAELLEMEVTAQREASESKEHRVALDYFVNKSKR, encoded by the coding sequence ATGAGTGACCAACTGGTAAAACTAGCTATTAAGAACAATGTCGCAACGATTACCTTAAATCGACCAGAAGTAAGAAATGCTTTAAACGATGAGGCTCACGAACAACTTTATAGAGCATTTGAAGAGGCCGACGAACATAGTGAGGTTCGAGTTATTGTGTTAACAGGAAGTGGAAATGCTTTTTGTTCTGGAGCCGACTTAAAATCCATTGACCCAGATGATCTAGAAAATGTAAATTACGGAAGAATTTTAAGAGAAACGTACAATAAATTAATTACCCTTATGGCTCATATTGGCAAACCCATTATCGCTCATATGAATGGTGTTGCCGTAGGAGCAGGTCTTAGTATCGCACTTGCCTGTGATTACCGCGTTGCAGATAAAGAAGCCAGTTTTGGTTTAGGATTTTTGAAAATAGGTCTTGTTCCTGATGCAGGAATGTCTTACTATTTACCCCGGTTAGTTGGCTATCCTAAAGCATTAGAGCTCGCTATAATGAATACCATTACTAGTGAAAAAGCATTAGAAATCGGTCTAATTAGTAGTATTGATGATATTGATACAACGATACAAAACTGTTTGGCGCTGCCACCAACGGCTTATCGGCTAATGAAGAACAATTTCAGGGAGAGCTTCGATCATCATTTAGCAGAGCTATTAGAAATGGAAGTAACCGCTCAACGAGAAGCTAGTGAATCAAAAGAACACCGTGTAGCTCTTGACTATTTTGTGAATAAAAGCAAGCGATAA